One Bythopirellula goksoeyrii genomic window, TGTAGGTCGCGAACAAGCTCTACGCGCTCTGTTGAATAGTACTGGCGGCATGTGGGGGAGTGTTAGCCACGGATGGTCACGGAAATGCACGGATGATGCTCGTGCGTTTCTTTATCCGTGTCTCATCAGTGGAAATCAGTGGCTTAATCTTTGAGCCCCTTTTCCGAGCCTACGGCTTATCCGAGTTTGTGACATTCAACGACAAAGATTTTGTCCGGTGCGTGCAAGTCACCACGTATAAACCTGAAGAAATTGCATCGGGCCGAGCGTCTATTCTTAACAGTTGAGCGGTGTGCAGTGACGGGCTGCCAAAACCTTCGATATGCCGTCCCGACGTGCAAGCTTGCCATCCGGTCCATCCCTTCACGGGCTAAGTTAGTGCCAAAGAAGAAATGTGTCTCTGCTGGTTTGGTAGCTCTTGGAATCGCAACGACTTGAGTTAACCAAGTAGGATCAGGAAGAAGGATTCTCCCCCTGTTCTTTGTTGCTAGATTTGCTGCCTTGATTCCTCAACCACTTGGTAACGTTCTCCAAGGCTTCTGGCGGCAGTTCTCGTCCAAGATACTGCCAGCCATGGAGGATAGCAATTTCTACGTCGGCGATGCGCCGTATGTCACCGTTAGTCATACGTGGAAGGGATTCGTAATCAACACCTAGCGACCTAGCTAATATTTGCAAGCCGCCGACGAATTCCTTTGCGCTGTTATCCGCTTGCTGCGGCTTGCCTCGCGGGTTTGACTTCGAGGAACAGTCTGCCTTCGCATTGCTTTTCCGAGCGAGTTCCTTCACCGTACGGCTTTTCGACGCGGAGGTTGTCTTCCGGACATTCGAAGTGGTCCGCTCATGCCGTGCCTGCTGCGGTGTAGCTTCTTGCTGAGCCAGCCACTCCGCGAGAGTAGATTGACGATAACGTACCCGCGTTCCAAGGCGAACACTCGGCAACTTGCCGTTCTTGGTTAGTGAGTGCACATGGCGTCGACTCACGCCTAATAGATCTGCAACTTCATCTCCGGTGTAGAGCTTGCATGTGTGATTGTCTACGGACGCGAAATCGCCTTGACGAGGGTTCGACCTCGAAGCACCGTTTTCGGCGAGAAATTCACGTATGGTTTGAGTAATAGTTGATCGAAGCATCGTCGCGATTGCTCGCGCGGCGGCCTCGATCTCTTTTCCGATTGGGTCATCCATTGAGGCGCGCTAAACCTTGCTGAGTGCCATAATATTCGTTCTCACGCAATCGCATTTCATGCCCGGTTTCTTTAGGGGCAAACAGGATACGCATCCTAGACGAAGTAGCTACTCCTGGCATCACAACATAAGCATATTGAGTCAGATTAGAAAGAAGAGTATCCCTCTGCTCCAGCGAATTATCAGTGGTCGTGCCGAAGCTCACCCGCTGAGCTTCTATTTTTTCATCGACAGTTGAACTAGGTATGAAATCAAGGTAACTAGACGGAAAGGACAGGCATTTTTCGCTAGGCGTTTTCGCTTAGGGTAAGAACTCAGTGAGCCTTCAACCTGTTCTCTCGCGAGCAATTTTGGCAATTGAGACAGCCACGATTCGGAGAGCACTTGATTTGCTGTCGCAGGCGCGATTGCCCCAAAGTCTTTTGCTTGATAAGTGTGGAACAATTGGCCAATTGCTTCGACTTCGATTGTGACAGTTCCTTTACCCTCCTTACGTTCCCCGGCCGCTACCGCGTCCGACCCTCCCAGAGGGAAGGTAATCTAAAACCACCCTCCCTCCGGGAGGGTCGGACGCGGTAGCGGCCGGGGAGGGGTTTAGGGTATTCTTCCAAGAGTATCGATCAGAATCTTTGGGCATCGCAAGAATGGTTTTTAACGCAGAGAACGCAGAGGCACAGAGGAAAGAATGAGAATCCTCTCTCATATCTTCTCTGCGACTCGGCGCCTCTGCGTTAAAATCTTTTTTGGAGTGAGTCACAAACCATGAAAAGCACCAGCCACCACGATGAACGAATTGCAAAAATGACCTTCGCGTCGGTCTATCCTCACTATCTCGCCAAGGTTGAGAAGAAGGGCCGCACCCGAGAAGAACTCCATCAGGTGATCGAGTGGCTCACGGGTTTTGGTGAGGCAAAACTGAAAAATTGATTGAGAAGCAGGTGACTTTTGAGCAATTCTTCAAACAGGCAAAATTGAACCCCCATGCGCACCTCATCACTGGGGTCATCTGTGGTTACCGAGTGGAAGAGATTGAGAATCCACTCACGCAGCAGGTCCGCTACCTGGACAAGCTCGTGGACGAGTTAGCCAAGGGTCGCAAGATGGAAAAAATATTGCGTACCGAGTGACGGAAGATGAAAGTCCCCTATGCAAGGGCTGCCATGGGCGTTTCTGCTGGTTTAGTAGCTCTGGGAAGGGCAATTGCGTCAGTCCTGTGAGGGGCATCATAAGATGTGTGTCTCGCGAGTCTCAGTTCTCGCTTCGCATCGTGGGTTCAAGATGCTTTGCAACCTCAATCGTCATCCCATGGATTGATGAGGAGGACGCCAGTTGACTCGAAATGAGCGACGTTGCGCGTCATCAAATGGAGTCCGTGCCGCAGTGCGGTCGCGGCGATCAGGCCGTCCACTGCAGGGAGGGGCTTGCCTTTCTTTTCGGCCTTGGCGGTAATCTCCCCCCAGATCAGGGCCGTCTCTCGATCGACAGTCAGGATGCGGGGTTGCGCGGAGCGTGCAAGTTGGTTTAACCAGTCTGCGAGCGCACGCTTCCTGGCACTCGTCTTCAGCCTATCGATCCCCTTCTTAAGCTCACCGAGTGTGAGCACACTGAGAAAGATGTTTTCGTCGGCAAACGTTTCAAATCGCTTGCGAACCTGAGGGTTTCCCTGCCGTCGTTGCACTTCTGACAGGACACAGGTATCGACAAGGGCTCTCAAAGCTCAATCTCCCTACCGGGCGACTGATCTCGCTCTAGTTTGACACCTTCGAGGCTCGGGCCGTGCAAGATGAGTTGTTTGAGGCTCGGAGTTTTTCCCTTCAGACGTTGGTATTCGTCGCCATCGAGTACAACGTACTGACGGTTGCGGCGCGTGATGATCTGGGGCTGCTGCTGAGCCAAATTGAGCACCTCGCTAAGCTTGCTCTTGGCGTCGGCAATGCTCCAATGGGATAGGGACATGGAACTCTCCTTGACTAGTTAAACTAGTCAAATTATGGCTTATGTCGAGAAAGAAGTCAAGAAGACATTTTGCTTTCGAGGGGGCCTCGACGCGGCTTTTATAGTAAATTCTCACCTGCAGCAGCCTCTCTTTGGTAGCGACCGTGGAGGGATTCTAGGACCATCGGTACTGGGGCGGAAAGAACACGCATTTTTCTCTTAGGGTAAGATCTCAGTGAGTCTTCAACCTGTTCTCTGGCAAGCATTTTAGGCAATTGAGACAGTCTCGATTCGGAGAGCACTTGATTTGCTGTCGCAGGCTCGATTGCCCCAAAGTCTTTTGGTTGATAAGTGTGGAACAATTGTCCAAGTACTTTGACTTCGATTGTGCCAGTTCCATTGCCCTCCCCGGCCCTGAGAGGCCGACCCTCCCGGAGGGAGGGTATTGAGTTAGACTCTTAATCTGAAAATGCCCTGGTGAAAACAGCTGAAAGCAATGCAGTTGTCGCTTCGTCCTCGCTGCTTTCTTCCGGAGCATCGTTATGGGTGGCCGAGAAATGGCGCACTTCTCTCGGGAGGGATTCGTAGCGGTCGAAGACAGCGTCGCGCGGCTCTTCAATCCTTAGCGACTCGTCGCGCCACAAGCTTTCAACTTCTGTGACTTCTTCGAACATGTCCAGGCTCAGTGCCGCATCGACCGTACTGACTTTTGCA contains:
- a CDS encoding type II toxin-antitoxin system VapC family toxin; its protein translation is MRALVDTCVLSEVQRRQGNPQVRKRFETFADENIFLSVLTLGELKKGIDRLKTSARKRALADWLNQLARSAQPRILTVDRETALIWGEITAKAEKKGKPLPAVDGLIAATALRHGLHLMTRNVAHFESTGVLLINPWDDD
- a CDS encoding helix-turn-helix domain-containing protein, translating into MDDPIGKEIEAAARAIATMLRSTITQTIREFLAENGASRSNPRQGDFASVDNHTCKLYTGDEVADLLGVSRRHVHSLTKNGKLPSVRLGTRVRYRQSTLAEWLAQQEATPQQARHERTTSNVRKTTSASKSRTVKELARKSNAKADCSSKSNPRGKPQQADNSAKEFVGGLQILARSLGVDYESLPRMTNGDIRRIADVEIAILHGWQYLGRELPPEALENVTKWLRNQGSKSSNKEQGENPSS
- a CDS encoding type II toxin-antitoxin system Phd/YefM family antitoxin, yielding MSLSHWSIADAKSKLSEVLNLAQQQPQIITRRNRQYVVLDGDEYQRLKGKTPSLKQLILHGPSLEGVKLERDQSPGREIEL